AAAGCAATCGCTACGACTCTTTGAGCAATCGATCGTGCTTCACAGTCCCAGAGGTCGGGTCGTCCCAGTCGTCAAGCCCGCGCTCCATGCTGGAGCGGACATCCGCCTTGAGCACCGTTTGCATCACACTCAATGCCTCCGTCGACAGCTGCTCCGAATTCGCCGCGACGCAATCCGCCGGAATCCAGAGCTCGAAGCCGCGCATGTAGGCGTCGCTGGCCGTGAAAAATACGCAGATGTTCGTCGCCGTGCCGCAAAGAATCAGTCGACGCACGTCGAGATGACGCAAAAGCAGTTCCAACGCCGTGCCGTAGAAGCCGGAGTGCATGGGCTTGAGAACGAAGTAGTCGTCCTTTCCTGGCGTGACGTTCTTCGCGACTGCTCTGCCCGGCACGTTATCGTGGAGGCAGTGCTCGACCTGGGCCCGGAAGTCGGAACGCCAATGACCGAAATTGTCATTGACATAGATGATGGGGATTTCGCGTCGCGTGGCTGCCGCCTTCAGTCTGTTGATACTCTTCGCCATCGGCAGCGCCGCCGCGAGCAGTTGCTCTCCTTCGGGGAATACGAGGTCGTTGATCACGTCGACTAGCAACAGTGCAGTATTCATCCGTTGGTCGAGCCTTTCCTTTTTGCAACGCGAACAAAAAAGCCCGGCCGTCGATTAACGTGAATCGACGACCGAGCCAAGACTCTCGCGAAGCCGCCCATCGGCTAGAAACGAATGCCAGCCCCGCGCGGACCGATGTAGACGCCACGGCCATAGCCGCCGTAGCCTCGATAACCGGTACTGTAACGGTAGGGGTAGCCCGATCCGTATCCAGCACGATAGCCCCCGCGATATCGGTAACCGTCGCGATCGCCGTAGTACCGGTCCGGATAACCATTGCGGTAGTAGTTCGAACGGTACTGCGGCGTGGCGTATCGCACTGTCGCGCGGCCGCTGTATGGCACCCATTGACCGCCACTCCAAACCACCCAAGTGCGGCTCGGCGTCCAATACCACCACTTGCCGTTTTGACGGCGATAGCGCCATTGATCGTCGCGTGCGCGATCGGCTCGGTCGTCGATCCGATCTTCCACGCGATCAGCGCGGTCTTCAATACGATCTTCACGCT
Above is a genomic segment from Planctomycetia bacterium containing:
- a CDS encoding isochorismatase family cysteine hydrolase, whose protein sequence is MNTALLLVDVINDLVFPEGEQLLAAALPMAKSINRLKAAATRREIPIIYVNDNFGHWRSDFRAQVEHCLHDNVPGRAVAKNVTPGKDDYFVLKPMHSGFYGTALELLLRHLDVRRLILCGTATNICVFFTASDAYMRGFELWIPADCVAANSEQLSTEALSVMQTVLKADVRSSMERGLDDWDDPTSGTVKHDRLLKES